The Brassica napus cultivar Da-Ae chromosome C7, Da-Ae, whole genome shotgun sequence genomic interval ACATGTAACACGAACTAAGAAATATTAgttattattgtttttcttaatttagttaaggataaaataaataaatcaataaaatattgtattgaAATTGTGTAGAAAAAAGTTTTATTCTAcaaagaaattaaattaaaacagaaAGAATACTTGATTAACTACATTCAGTAACCAAAACGTCTTTTATAAAACAGTTCTCTTTGAATTTTCCCTGCAGATACTATATGAGTTTACATAATGAAAGCCGAGGAGAAAAATGAAAGCCAACAAAGAAATTTACATATTAGGGAAGAGCCGTACAAATAGAAGTTGTAGAATATAATATGCTCTTGATTTCTTTATTTTGATTTCACTTTGCCACATTAAAACAAAAGCAATGACATGATTCTCATGTATATTCCTCTTGATCATTATATCTTCCATTATTgtataaatacaaatactttttttttttagcaaaaaaaatacttttcttTCCATCATTgtcttaatatataaataaatgactttttcttgggttcaccccctagggtgaacctttaggttcatcaaccaatagaaagttgttattttagatctagtatcttttaattaaggaaacaaaataacttgccaaattatattatgcttttaaaataaaaaataaaaaattaaataaataaaaataacaatagttctaaaaaaacattatttaaaaaaaatatttatttttaagatttagagtttagtgtttaagatttataatttagaatttatccaaatgtttagtgtttttccaagggtttagggtttacctaagggtttagggtttacccaagggtttagggtttacccaagggtttaaggttttcccaagggtttagggtttaggattagagtttagggtttagtgttttgttgacaatatgtttagtttttttccaagggtttaggggtttacccaaggatttagggtttacccaaggatttagggtttaggatttgagtttagggtttagtattagagtttagggtttagtgttttgttgacaacatttttttttttgaattcgttttttatatattatttttatttatttttaaattttattttgaaaaaataatataatttacaagttatttggtttccttaattaaaagatactagatttaaaatgataattttctattggttggttcaccctagggggtgaacccaagaataactctaaaTAAATCCATATAAGAAGACGTAAAAAGAGAATACGATTTCTAAAACCGCAATTAATGTTTTATAGTCAACCTTATGTAtcattagcttaaaggtcaagtGATTACAtagttctattttataaaattgcaAATAAGAAACCCAATGATCCTAAAGCCGAGAACAAAAAGTTAAAGTGAGAACTCAAGTAGACAAAATAGAAGACTAATTAGAtaacaattaaattttattttaattaaatttatctttCACTAGCTGATGTATATGCTTTGGATATTAAAAATGATACTTTCAAATtcataaattagttttattattataatacagtggcaatataaatgtattatatacactcaaataaaataatatataaatttaaatttactcAACAACCACAAAATTAATGACATGATtctaaaaatacaaaactaGAGACGTAATACAAAACAACataacatataacatataaacacaTAAGTAAAACATATGcgctaaaaaataaaagagaacaatactaccaaaataaatataacatagTTTCATTAAACCAATCTCACAGTTGAATTTTAGAATTCGAATATCATTTTTAATCGAAATGGATGGTCAAGAATGTTGAatcacataaaatatataatcaaacactttcaaataaattataaagttaaataaaatacttaattTTTCTGCACGTAGCGCGGTTAATAATGAAAACCCTTTAAATTCGTAAAATATGTTAGCCCAACACTTCTTCTCCAATTcaaactatttttcaaaataaaattcacCAGTATTGTGTACTATAAATCATCTCCGGACGCATACGAAATAACTCAAATCACAAAGTCAACCATGTTTGGTTCGAATGTGGGAACGAAAGTGAAAACAATGAATAAAGTAAAACACGATCTAGACATATTTAAATAGCTTATCTTGGTTGTCTTATATTGTTTTGTTCTAAAAGAAAAACCTCAGTTACATTCTGATTTAGTGCATTATCGTTTGACATAACAACTacgatataaataaaaaccacaacacaaaatttgttatactcTGGTGATAACTTTTTTAATCAacagaaaattttgaaatgaaaataggattatatatatatatatatatattatataaatggtgcatttttgatcaaaaaaaaatatataaatggtgCATTTACATCAAAACATACTTTGGACGAAGTGGAACAAAAATTTGAAAGGGTAAATTTTCAAACATCTgtgaaaataagataaataatatttagataatGTATCTGATTAGTTGGGTTGTAAATGCATAAATTTTGTTGTGAGAACTCAGTTTGTAATTTTTAGTGACATAGTTGTAAGTTATCTGATCTTGaaaataatacaattttaaatgTCTGATTTaggataaaaacataaaaatatataggatTGTAAATTTAAAGGGAGAGAATCCATTAAATTACGTACAGACTAATTGGAAACAAACGTTATAGTCTTATAGATGGTTTTAAGTGAAACGAAACATGTCCACAACTCAACCAATTAAATATcctaactaaaatttaattaatttttgttatacTCTGGTGATAATTTGCGTAAGACAAAAGCAAagaaatgatttaaaattattttatatttgtctaagctacttatatttttataatatattctaaataaatatatatatatatataaataaataaataaataaataaatatatatatatatatatatatatatatatatatatataaatatatgtatatatatatatataaataaatatatatatatatatattaaaataaacatgctaaatatataatcaaaattaaaatttaaacagaaaatccgggcgtagcccgggccgATCCTAGTACTAAATAAACCAGGCTGAGAACATCAATGGGTTCATCATGAGATAGGAGTCATTCACTAGGTAAACCATTTTACTTTGCATTTAATTGAGATAGTGCGTTGCCAATTTCTGTATAAAATCAAACTCCTTACTAGTAAAACAATATTCAACAAAACCTCTTATGAATAAGGTTTTTCTAAACTATACTCAACAAAGCCTCTTTTGAATATATATGGTTtagaaaaacaacaacaaaaaaaacacaaggcATAAACAATGTCCTAGTGAAGATCACTAGTATACAGAATATGAACTTAAATACTCACCAAGACATTTTTATtgagcaagaaaaaaaaagaagaagagaagctctTATTTTGTGTATACTCATCATCATTATCTCCTTGATCATACAATTTACAGCGTAGGGGGGATCCACATGTAGCCATGCGTCTGCAAATAACCAGCTTTCTCTAGCAGCTGATCTGCTTCTGTTGGTCCTCGGCTTCCTGGTTTGTACGGGATCGATTTCACTTCTCCCTTCTCTATCCTGTGAAGCAGCGGAGTGAAGATTTCCCATGCTGCCTGTTTTGTGATTGACCACAAATACACATACATGTCTTAAGATCCTCTCAGATGTGGAAAGAGTCAAGAATTGACAGCAAGTTTGGCTATAATCAGATTTGTGGAAGTCTGAAATCAACTTGAGTTGGGTTCTTGAAAACATGCCAAGTCACTATTCGCGTCTAATGTGACAAGAGAGTTACAGAAAGAAACGGACTATTTAGTTGTTCTAAGTGGTGAAGGAGAAATGTAAATTACCTTCAACTCGTCTCTGCGAACAAAGTGTTGTTGGTCACCTTTGATTCTGAAGagacattcatattattgtCAATTTAATGGGATAAGTAAAAGGTTTTGATACACATAACTACCGTTACTATAATTTGGAATCATACGTGTCAAGGATTAGGCGCTCGTAAGCCTCTGGAATCGAGACATCTTGGTAACGTTGCTTGTACGATAGGTCTAGCTCACTCTGCACGGTTTGCATCTCCAGGCCCGGTTGCTTCACCTGCGCAACAGAGCCAAAACATTCATATTAATTGGATATTTATCTTTTGATGATTGCCAACTAACAAAGGTCTCTATGGCTAACACGCTTTTGACCCCTTGACGTTCATAAGATAGTTGCATCACATATTAAGCTTGTGAACGAAACCGAATCTCtccctttttttctttaatacaGCAAGTTGTGGTTGGTTTAACATGCACTTACAGTTAGCTTCATGTACATGGCCTCTGAAGGTTGCAAGCGTATAACAAACTCGTTCCTCCCTTGCTTTTGACCTGTTTCAAATCATTTAGAACAACACAAAATTTTTGTATCATTACATACACTTGATATCTGAGAAAGTTCGATTTGGCCTTGATACATACATTTAAATATGTCACCAGGAACATCCTTAAACTGAATGCGAATATCTGCCTTCTTTGAACCCATTGCCTTTCCGGCCTTCAGTATAAATGGAACACCTGAAAGACAAATCACTCCACAAGTCACTAATGAGTAATGATAACTAGTAGAAAATAATTCAGATATACAGATGTAACACCAGAAAGAGTGCTTAATCAATGGAGGCAGTATACTTTGAGCTAATGTTTAAGTCTTGATTCTTTTCTCCCTATTCATATCGTCTATCTTCCAAACTTGACCAAGATGAAGAGTGAGAGGAGACAATAGTACCTTCCCATCTTTCGTTGTCTATGCGAAGGATTGTTGTGGCAAAGGTTGGAGTGTTTGAGTCGTTTGGAACAGTTGGATCATCTCTGTAACCTTCGTATTGTCCAAGAACCACCTCTTCATCCTTTATGGGAATCACTGATTGAAGAACCTGAAGTTCATTTTGAAAATCAAGTCAATTAAATGGCCGAAAATGCAAATGAGGAGATTACTTGATCCACTAGGATGTAAAAGTAACCTCCTACATAAATTTGGAAATGAAAATGGACTTCACGGGACAACAAAGTTGAAAGTGATATGGTTTTAGAGATAAAGGCACAAAGAGATCATAAGAATGACTAAAAAAATATGATCAAGAAAATTGTAATCACCTTCACTTTCTCATCCCGGATGTGCTCAGGTTTAAGAGAGATTGGTTTCTCCATGGCAACTAGGCAAAGAACCTGCACTACACTAAACATATTTACTATATATACGACGAAAGCATCTGAAGTTACAAAGGAGGAACTCCAAGGAAGACAGTCAAATGGAAGTGACTTTGCCTGGAGCAAATGGTTTTGAATAATATCACGAATGATTCTGAAATGGAAAATTACACAATTCATTAGAAATTTGCAATGATATCATCATATTCAAAGGTAACACTGAAAGGAAAATTACCCGTATTCATCAAAATATCCCCCACGGCCTTCAGTTCCAAAATCTTCCCTGAAAACAATCTGCAAAAAAGAAACTAGATCTCTGTGgactaaaatttaaacaaatgtTTGGAAGTTTCTGTAATTAAGCGATCAAGCTCTAACCTGCACGTTAGCAATGTTGTCGCGGTTCCATAGCGGCAGAAAGAACCGGTTGGCAAACCGGAGGACCAACTGCAAATGATGCAAGGGTAAGACAATCGTTGTCTGTCTGAAAAAACTAAACTACTGACTAGTTACAAACAGGTGTTACCATGTTTTGGACTAGTTCCTTTCCAAGATAGTGATCAATACGATAAATCTGCGATTCATCAAACAGTTTTCCAATCTGAGAACTCAATTGCTCTGCAGATTCCAAGTCCTTTCCAAATGGCTTCTCAACAACGATCCGTGTCCATCCACCAACATCAGCTGGAAGTTTTTTTATATTCCGATGAGAGTTAAATGCAGTTTTAATCTTTTTTCGTGTCTAATAATGTTGATCAACATAATAGTAACGACTCACATTTGTTAGTGCAACATGCCTTGATCATCTTGCATACAGGAGGGTATACGGACGGCGGGAGTGCAAGATAAAACAATCTCCTGGAAGATCCTTGAGAACTCTTTTTAGAGATTTCATGCTCTGAGATTGCCTTGTCTAACCTTTTGAAACCGTCTTCAGAATCATAAGGGCCACTCACATACTTGATCTTGAAGACAGAAGTTCTGTGTTttagtaaacataaaataacgAGACAGCAACCGTGTAATCAACTATGATGGACTAACCAGCTGTAGAAACTTGGACAAAGCTTCAACATTCTCAGATGCATTCTTCTCATCAACAAGATATCTACATAATACAAGCTTTTCACTGACTCAGAGATCTATGAAAGACTACAACTGAGATGCAATAAAACGAAAAGGTGGATCAACTAACCGACGGATCTTATCTCTAAGCTCCTGATCAGAAAGCTTAGTCCTTGCGTATCCAAATATGTGAACTTCATCCGGATTAAGAAACCCCTGTTCATCATGTGAACCAAAACCCCATCAAAAAAACAAGTTTCGTTTAACAACAAACATTAGTAAAGAATCTTAAAGAGTTGAGAAACCAACCTGATGATAGAGATTGAAAAGAGCAGGAAAAGTCTTCTTCTTGGCAAGATCACCAGAGGCACCGAGCACGATGATGGAGAGGCTCCGTGATTCAGAGACAGCACCGTACTCTTTTAGAAACGAAGTTGACCTCTTCTCAACGTGCCATTGGCCAGAACCCATCTTCCACGAGCGAGTCAAATGTAGATACCACACAAGCCTGAAAAAATTGAACCAAGTTATCAAGTCTATCAGAGTTTGTATGTGGACTATGatatcaaacataattttcttaaCGTCTACAACTGCGAATgcccaataataaaatataaaaaaaacggaTAACGATAATAAGTAACTGAATGAGTCGGATCAGTCGCACAGACAGAACCAAAAGGATCATATAACACAAACCGAGTAATAAAGTAAACAACAACAGGACGAAAGAAAACGAGAAACGATCTCCTCACCCTGCGACGGAAGACGTTTGCTGCCGATGAGAGAAGACGCAGGCAAAAATAACTCCTACTTTGGGGAGACCGTATGAGCTTTGATAAAACAGTAGTAGTTCGTTAGCTCTAGGTAGGTTCACCagccaataggatttcattatttcaaattcgatatcttttaaaaaaggaaacaaaatattatcaagttatattatgtttaaaaaaaaaaaatagcacttagagaaaaaagaattaaaaaaaaatctttttaagcaaaacactaaaccctaaatcctaatccctaaaccctaaatcctaaaccctaaacccttgggtaaacctaaacccttgggtaaac includes:
- the LOC111207629 gene encoding glucose-6-phosphate 1-dehydrogenase 5, cytoplasmic: MGSGQWHVEKRSTSFLKEYGAVSESRSLSIIVLGASGDLAKKKTFPALFNLYHQGFLNPDEVHIFGYARTKLSDQELRDKIRRYLVDEKNASENVEALSKFLQLIKYVSGPYDSEDGFKRLDKAISEHEISKKSSQGSSRRLFYLALPPSVYPPVCKMIKACCTNKSDVGGWTRIVVEKPFGKDLESAEQLSSQIGKLFDESQIYRIDHYLGKELVQNMLVLRFANRFFLPLWNRDNIANVQIVFREDFGTEGRGGYFDEYGIIRDIIQNHLLQVLCLVAMEKPISLKPEHIRDEKVKVLQSVIPIKDEEVVLGQYEGYRDDPTVPNDSNTPTFATTILRIDNERWEGVPFILKAGKAMGSKKADIRIQFKDVPGDIFKCQKQGRNEFVIRLQPSEAMYMKLTVKQPGLEMQTVQSELDLSYKQRYQDVSIPEAYERLILDTIKGDQQHFVRRDELKAAWEIFTPLLHRIEKGEVKSIPYKPGSRGPTEADQLLEKAGYLQTHGYMWIPPTL